One genomic segment of Cyanobacteria bacterium FACHB-DQ100 includes these proteins:
- a CDS encoding transposase, with protein MRPYLPPNVEYLAVDGYYAKARFVSGAVDLKLHVISKLRCDANLQFLYMGEQKRRGRPRKYAGKVDLSDLSRFTFVETVSPNVNLYTAVVFHVSLKRSIRVVYLVDQRSTRVRTCLLFSTDAGQDPVRIYHYYKLRFQIEFIFRDAKQFTGLEDCQARDAQKLAFHFNASFTALNLARLDALQQHSGLAPFVFSMASVKRQMLNQHLLERFICNLDLDPSQIKSHPNYSSLCNYGIIAA; from the coding sequence GTGCGCCCTTACTTGCCGCCCAACGTTGAATACCTCGCAGTCGATGGTTACTATGCCAAAGCCAGATTTGTTTCAGGAGCGGTGGATCTGAAGTTGCACGTCATCAGCAAGCTCAGGTGCGATGCGAACCTTCAGTTTCTCTACATGGGAGAGCAAAAGCGACGAGGGAGACCGCGCAAGTATGCAGGTAAAGTTGACTTGAGTGACCTCAGTCGCTTCACGTTTGTCGAAACCGTATCCCCAAATGTGAATCTGTACACTGCTGTCGTCTTTCATGTGTCGCTCAAACGCTCGATTCGAGTCGTCTACCTGGTAGACCAGCGCTCGACTCGCGTTCGGACTTGTTTGCTCTTCAGCACAGATGCTGGGCAAGACCCGGTGCGAATTTACCACTACTACAAACTGCGATTCCAAATCGAATTTATCTTTCGAGACGCAAAGCAATTTACGGGACTAGAAGATTGTCAAGCTCGCGATGCTCAAAAACTCGCCTTCCATTTCAATGCCAGTTTCACGGCACTCAATCTCGCTAGACTCGACGCTTTGCAGCAGCATTCAGGACTAGCTCCATTTGTCTTCTCAATGGCAAGTGTCAAACGGCAAATGCTCAATCAGCACCTGCTCGAACGATTTATTTGCAACTTAGACTTAGACCCAAGCCAAATTAAATCGCATCCCAACTACTCAAGCCTTTGCAATTACGGCATTATCGCTGCCTGA